From Cygnus atratus isolate AKBS03 ecotype Queensland, Australia chromosome 1, CAtr_DNAZoo_HiC_assembly, whole genome shotgun sequence, the proteins below share one genomic window:
- the C1H12orf50 gene encoding uncharacterized protein C12orf50 homolog codes for MCYKSGEYYRIQYPQEHQSTKIVSSSLENELLPLEAIKQDLQKGDGNTNPTNFNNMKRKGETSGRRVSVEGINRTDHRSFENGVCQCKIMQYHARDAWSSFEQTGGDCFVAQRNIFVEGKRNEALPLEKAPIASEYSNVKATSRSELVKKHHFKGVKKKKWISEEPRNLSNPVTGKENHISNPKVKPSYQQSDKRKDDETASSIISARQAGRNTYFNSSEPRRSAYVFYRNVTDVQEPKFNGSMDKYTSGSCNAPTWRKRNPHAKTFSKFKTTIQSQEEMEMNIKGERFVNRRKI; via the exons ATGTGCTATAAATCTG GAGAGTATTATAGGATTCAGTACCCTCAGGAACACCAATCAACAAAAATCGTATCTTCGTCTCTAGAAAATGAGTTATTGCCCTTGGAAGCTATCAAGCAGGATTTGCAGAAAG GTGATGGTAATACAAATCCTACAAACTTTaataatatgaaaagaaagggagagactTCAGGAAGGAGAGTGTCAGTAGAGGGTATTAACAGAACAGATCATAGATCCTTTGAAAATGGAG tTTGTCAGTGCAAAATAATGCAGTACCATGCTAGGGATGCTTGGTCTAGCTTTGAGCAAACTG GAGGTGATTGTTTTGTGGCACAGAGAAACATATTTgttgaagggaaaagaaatgaggCACTACCTTTAGAAAAAGCACCAATTGCATCAGAGTATTCAAATGTAAAAg CAACAAGCCGCTCTGAATTGGTAAAGAAGCATCATTTTAAgggagtaaagaaaaagaaatggatttctGAGGAGCCAAGAAACTTATCTAATCCAGTAACAGGCAAag aaaatcacatttcaaaCCCAAAAGTTAAACCAAGTTACCAACAAAGTGATAAAAGAAAGGATGATGAAACTGCGTCTTCTATTATTTCTGCGAGACAAGCTGGAAGAAACACTTATTTCAATTCTTCAGAACCTCGAAGATCAGCATATGTGTTCTACCGTAATGTTACAGATGTTCAAGAACCAAAGTTTAATGGATCTATGG ACAAATATACTTCAGGATCTTGTAATGCACCAacttggaggaaaagaaatccacaTGCAAAGACATTCTCTAAGTTTAAAACAACCATTCAG